A portion of the Punica granatum isolate Tunisia-2019 chromosome 7, ASM765513v2, whole genome shotgun sequence genome contains these proteins:
- the LOC116213324 gene encoding putative E3 ubiquitin-protein ligase LIN: protein MSSLQQLLAEDMFEDAKISKHWVKLKQMTGSRDEASLPIYICRDARSVSERRQPRPGRRRSSSCSERLELAQVALDSTPSRRDHRPQEAAVDEVAIKAVVSILGGYIGQYLRDQGFRATIREKCSSCLGRNRTEEIDHKGIFANLESGIESIENLVACSGSDQGAGKELRMNTLRNAIRLLNIVASLNSKDSVNSMTCGIPNSYLSACAQLYLSVVYKIEKNNRISAKHLLQVFIDSPFLARAHLLPDLWEHLFLPHLLHIKVWYSREVEFLSGSISPKKDKRAKELGRVYNNQMDVGTAHFALYYKQWLKVGAEAPPVPDVPVPSGPMYRRSRRKSSDSYSSIDKNLYQAVFGAKHDRRRSMDPELLREQNSNRKGELEGDWKGSTNAESYNYSSCDHNGSSSRSRSVKHSNPQPELWLETQRSNYFPFFPCQSLPMECSVSGNLSSSNDQIRHDESHGGLSSNLGRAILTICSSNDLTECEISVQVIAKARLSSNGDPVIEASVSRAPVVKGMVEVLFASEDDAVLELAISLLAETVAKDKTNAHIILNSDPQLEVFLRLLQRTSVFLKAAVLLYLLKPRSKQMISTEWIPLVLRVLEFGDQSQTLFTVRCAPRAAALYLLNQLLLGFDEDKSMENALEVVSLGGLGLLIRRIEAGDFQDRSNAALITLCCIRADGSCRNYVEENLNRASLLDLIQLEFNTNSRSALNLLAELLCLNRTRQIKLLEEIKSGAGVLNIMHILLIHLMKASPQERPIIAVVLLQIDLLGDLTKCSIFREEAVEAITETLDCRYCNEKVQEKAARALLMLAGHFTSKGEASAEQWLLQQSGFHEYSGDAFHSKDPVHENGTHLSEGKEEESKRWLGRTATVLLRSGHKRFLTALSSSIDNGIPVLARASLVTLSWLSVYLPCMEDKDLKSTACSIFVPQMLESINYDRALEERVLASLSLLNLAKSSGLLNLLFALTEESMSHLRNLSLVTRTASELISIITTGSKRQ from the exons ATGTCTTCTCTGCAGCAACTCCTCGCAGAAGACATGTTCGAGGATGCGAAAATCTCGAAACACTGGGTGAAGCTGAAGCAGATGACTGGTTCTAGAGATGAAGCCTCCCTCCCGATATACATCTGCCGCGATGCGCGGAGCGTTTCCGAGCGAAGACAGCCTAGGCCTGGCCGCCGGAGGAGCAGCTCTTGTTCGGAGAGATTGGAGTTGGCTCAGGTCGCGTTGGACAGCACCCCGAGTAGGAGAGATCACAGGCCCCAGGAGGCTGCCGTCGATGAAGTCGCCATAAAGGCGGTGGTCTCGATACTTGGCGGCTACATTGGACAGTACTTGAGGGACCAGGGCTTCCGGGCAACCATCCGTGAGAAGTGTAGTTCCTGCTTGGGGAGGAACAGAACAGAGGAGATTGATCATAAGGGGATATTTGCAAACTTGGAATCGGGCATCGAGAGCATCGAGAACTTAGTTGCGTGTTCAGGCTCAGACCAGGGGGCTGGGAAGGAGTTAAGGATGAATACATTAAGGAATGCCATTAGACTTCTCAACATCGTGGCATCGTTAAACTCTAAGGACTCCGTTAACAGCATGACATGCGGGATCCCCAATTCATATCTCTCGGCGTGTGCGCAGCTCTACTTGTCAGTAGTCTACAAGATCGAGAAGAACAACAGAATCTCCGCTAAGCACTTGCTTCAGGTGTTCATAGACTCGCCGTTCCTCGCACGGGCCCATCTGCTTCCGGACCTCTGGGAGCATCTCTTTCTTCCCCACCTACTCCACATTAAGGTCTGGTACAGCAGGGAAGTGGAGTTCCTTTCTGGTTCCATTAGTCCTAAAAAGGACAAGAGAGCGAAGGAGCTGGGCAGAGTGTACAATAACCAAATGGACGTGGGCACCGCCCATTTCGCTCTCTACTACAAACAGTGGCTCAAGGTCGGGGCTGAGGCCCCTCCGGTTCCTGATGTACCAGTGCCATCAGGGCCCATGTACCGGCGGTCGAGGAGGAAGTCATCCGATTCTTATTCCTCCATCGACAAAAACTT GTACCAGGCTGTTTTCGGTGCTAAGCATGACCGACGAAGGTCAATGGATCCTGAGTTACTAAGAGAGCAAAATTCAAATAGAAAGGGGGAGCTTGAGGGAGACTGGAAAGGATCCACGAATGCAGAAAGCTACAATTACAGCAGTTGTGATCAT AATGGATCAAGCAGTAGATCAAGGAGCGTAAAACATAGTAACCCACAACCTGAACTCTGGCTTGAGACACAGAGATCTAACTACTTTCCGTTCTTCCCCTGTCAAAGCTTGCCCATGGAGTGCTCAGTTAGTGGAAACCTCAGTTCAAGTAATGATCAGATAAGACATGATGAAAGTCATGGTGGCCTCTCCAGCAACCTGGGCCGAGCAATCTTGACTATCTGTTCATCTAATGATCTGACTGAGTGTGAGATCTCTGTCCAAGTGATCGCCAAAGCAAGGCTCAGCTCAAACGGTGACCCTGTAATTGAAGCTTCAGTATCGAGGGCCCCTGTGGTCAAAGGGATGGTCGAGGTCCTGTTTGCTTCGGAAGACGATGCGGTCCTGGAGCTGGCAATATCGTTACTTGCTGAAACTGTTGCAAAGGACAAAACAAATGCCCACATAATACTCAACTCCGACCCACAGCTTGAAGTATTTTTGAGGCTTCTCCAACGAACTAGTGTTTTTTTAAAAGCTGCAGTTCTGTTGTACCTTTTGAAGCCCAGGTCAAAGCAGATGATATCGACAGAATGGATCCCGCTAGTCCTTCGGGTTCTGGAGTTTGGCGATCAATCACAGACCCTTTTCACTGTTCGGTGTGCTCCCCGAGCAGCAGCTCTCTACCTCCTAAACCAACTTCTTTTAGGCTTTGATGAGGACAAGAGCATGGAGAATGCCCTCGAGGTAGTATCCCTAGGGGGCTTGGGATTGTTAATAAGAAGAATCGAGGCAGGAGATTTCCAAGACAGGAGCAATGCTGCTCTGATCACCCTGTGCTGCATTCGTGCTGATGGAAGCTGCCGAAATTACGTAGAGGAGAACTTGAACAGGGCCTCTTTACTAGATCTTATCCAACTCGAGTTCAACACCAATTCTCGAAGCGCTCTAAATCTACTGGCAGAGCTGCTTTGCCTTAACAG AACGCGGCAAATAAAGTTATTGGAAGAAATCAAAAGCGGAGCAGGAGTATTGAACATAATGCATATCTTATTAATCCACCTCATGAAAGCGTCACCACAAGAACGCCCGATCATCGCAGTGGTCCTATTGCAGATCGATCTTCTG GGGGATCTTACAAAATGCAGCATATTCAGGGAAGAGGCTGTGGAGGCGATCACTGAAACTCTGGACTGTCGTTACTGCAACGAAAAGGTCCAAGAGAAAGCTGCAAGAGCTCTTTTGATGTTGGCAGGCCATTTCACGAGTAAAGGAGAAGCATCTGCTGAGCAATGGCTTCTCCAACAGTCGGGTTTCCACGAGTATTCAGGGGACGCATTTCACAGCAAAGATCCGGTCCATGAAAACGGCACCCACTTG AGCGAAGGGAAAGAGGAGGAAAGCAAAAGATGGCTCGGAAGAACGGCAACCGTGCTGCTCAGAAGTGGTCACAAGAGGTTTTTGACTGCCCTGTCTTCTTCTATAGACAATGGAATTCCAGTACTTGCTCGGGCTAGCTTAGTCACGCTGTCGTGGTTGAGCGTTTACCTCCCCTGCATGGAAGATAAGGATTTAAAGTCCACAGCATGCTCAATATTCGTCCCACAAATGCTCGAGTCGATAAACTATGACAGAGCACTGGAGGAGAGAGTGTTGGCTTCACTTTCACTGCTCAATCTTGCAAAGAGCTCAG GTCTGCTTAATCTCCTATTCGCACTAACCGAAGAGTCGATGAGTCATCTCCGGAACCTTTCCCTGGTGACAAGGACCGCCAGTGAGCTGATTTCTATCATCACAACCGGTTCCAAACGTCAATAG
- the LOC116213263 gene encoding trihelix transcription factor ASR3 has translation MVMADQGGGGNSMAASVAVMRDYRKGNWTVLETMVLIEAKKMDDERRMRIRATGAGGEPGSSGSGVTANRSSEPRWKWVEDYCWRKECFRSQNQCNDKWDNLMRDYKKVRDYERRRRSTAGDDSASEDLSYWKMEKAERKDRNLPTNLLPQIYEALVDVVERKLGGGSSGGGPSVALALPGSGSTAASSHHQPPGASGAGMSLQPVASSLLPPIPLPPQYASAPVLLALPPQTSPTTEAPQRPQPFPSPIERSDTSDSETNEHSHSSPAKRRRRIARAVGGPEEEGKRAAAAASSGGTSSYEAVGTAISRSASIIAEALQACDEREERRHRDLLGIQERRLKLEESNAETNKQGINGLVDAINKLADSIHALAASSSSKNQSSAPE, from the exons ATGGTGATGGCGGACCAGGGCGGTGGTGGCAACAGTATGGCTGCATCGGTGGCGGTGATGAGGGACTATCGGAAGGGGAACTGGACGGTGTTGGAGACGATGGTCTTGATAGAGGCCAAAAAGATGGACGACGAGCGAAGGATGAGGATCCGAGCTACTGGTGCTGGCGGCGAGCCGGGCTCGAGCGGCAGCGGGGTCACCGCTAATAGGTCATCGGAGCCGAGGTGGAAATGGGTGGAGGACTACTGCTGGAGGAAGGAGTGTTTCCGGAGTCAGAATCAGTGCAACGATAAGTGGGACAACCTCATGAGGGACTACAAGAAGGTGAGGGACTATGAGAGGAGACGGCGGAGCACCGCCGGCGACGATAGTGCTAGTGAAGATCTTAGTTACTGGAAGATGGAAAAGGCCGAGAGGAAGGACCGGAACCTGCCCACCAACCTCCTCCCCCAGATTTACGAGGCGCTCGTCGACGTTGTGGAGCGGAAGCTGGGAGGCGGCAGCAGCGGTGGGGGCCCGTCGGTGGCATTGGCGTTGCCCGGCAGCGGTTCCACAGCTGCTTCTTCCCACCATCAGCCGCCCGGGGCTTCGGGGGCCGGCATGAGCCTTCAGCCTGTGGCTTCTTCTCTGCTGCCGCCTATCCCTTTGCCGCCTCAGTATGCATCGGCCCCGGTGCTACTGGCACTTCCACCACAGACATCACCGACGACCGAGGCCCCACAGCGACCTCAGCCATTTCCCAGCCCAATTG AGAGAAGTGATACCTCGGACTCGGAAACTAATGAGCACTCGCACTCGTCACCGgcgaagaggaggaggagaataGCCAGGGCCGTAGGGGGGCCGGAAGAAGAAGGCAAAAGGGCAGCTGCTGCTGCGTCAAGTGGAGGCACTTCCTCCTACGAAGCAGTGGGCACTGCCATCTCGAGAAGCGCCTCCATAATAGCCGAAGCTCTTCAGGCATGTGACGAGAGGGAGGAGAGGCGGCACAGGGACCTCCTCGGCATCCAGGAGAGGCGGCTCAAGCTcgaggagtccaatgccgaGACCAACAAGCAGGGAATCAACGGCCTCGTCGACGCCATCAACAAGCTAGCCGATTCGATCCATGCCCTAGCGGCTTCCTCCAGCAGTAAGAATCAATCTTCAGCTCCCGAATGA